In the genome of Staphylococcus durrellii, one region contains:
- the ebpS gene encoding elastin-binding protein EbpS, which translates to MILSNNNFRDDFEKNRQSIDPTEHNDKSDDSIEQDSEQHTDNASEKADEQFPPRNAQRRQRSRNTATNQQEDEQDSLHDEEHDSQESDAQNTDENNTTDENNQEASNGAGKGVAGGVVGGSAVESSKDSKDLHHDDNNKQPNPNEEHSAKDDNEDFDDKNHLDDEQKNNDSKKGKKGAAVAGGGAAAAGAGAYAAKKHQDNKNESSDVKHDSNEKDDDTNENKDTKDETENTNKSKKAGLGGAVAGTGAAAAGSATAAKASGSGANNGGSGNNGNNNNNNNDNNNDDNNGNKKKSFLAKLLPILAALLILAAIAIFAGMALTGGNNGSDKSDDNKTAQKSDKDSNKDKKSDSDKDKNDSDDKANKDSDNGNNNSGSDSDNNSSTDNQSGDNNNSSADNQSGNDNNSSADNQSSDDNNSNASDNNSQDQQNSQSQQNNQSDQNANSNQNASNSSNSQNNSQGQRTHTVEGQNLYRIAIQYYGEGSPENVEKIRKANNIQGNDIHNGQRLVIPQ; encoded by the coding sequence ATGATTTTGTCTAATAATAATTTTAGAGACGATTTTGAAAAAAATCGTCAATCAATTGATCCAACTGAGCATAATGACAAATCAGACGACTCAATTGAACAAGATTCAGAACAACATACTGATAATGCTAGCGAAAAAGCAGATGAACAATTCCCTCCAAGAAATGCGCAACGTAGACAACGTAGTAGAAATACCGCTACAAATCAACAAGAAGACGAACAAGACTCATTACATGATGAAGAGCATGATTCACAAGAGTCAGACGCTCAAAATACTGATGAAAATAATACTACTGATGAAAACAACCAAGAAGCTAGTAACGGTGCCGGCAAAGGGGTTGCTGGTGGTGTAGTAGGTGGTTCTGCAGTAGAATCTTCTAAAGATTCTAAGGATTTACATCACGACGACAACAACAAGCAGCCAAATCCAAATGAAGAACATTCAGCTAAAGATGATAATGAAGATTTCGACGACAAAAATCATCTTGATGATGAACAAAAAAATAATGATTCTAAAAAAGGCAAAAAAGGTGCTGCAGTCGCAGGTGGTGGTGCTGCAGCTGCAGGTGCTGGCGCTTATGCAGCTAAGAAACATCAGGATAACAAAAATGAAAGTTCTGATGTTAAACATGATTCTAATGAAAAAGATGATGACACCAATGAGAACAAAGATACAAAAGATGAAACAGAAAATACAAATAAATCTAAAAAAGCTGGCTTAGGCGGTGCAGTTGCTGGAACTGGAGCAGCTGCTGCAGGTAGCGCAACTGCTGCTAAAGCTAGTGGTTCAGGTGCCAATAATGGTGGTTCTGGTAATAATGGTAATAACAATAACAATAACAATGACAATAATAATGATGATAATAACGGTAACAAAAAGAAGAGCTTCTTAGCTAAGTTATTACCAATATTAGCAGCCTTATTAATATTAGCAGCTATCGCTATTTTTGCAGGTATGGCCTTAACAGGTGGTAACAACGGTAGTGATAAATCTGATGATAATAAAACTGCACAAAAATCAGATAAAGACTCTAACAAAGATAAGAAATCTGATAGCGACAAAGACAAAAACGATAGTGATGACAAAGCTAACAAAGACAGCGATAATGGCAATAACAACAGTGGTTCAGACAGTGACAATAATTCATCTACTGATAATCAATCTGGTGATAACAATAATTCATCTGCTGATAATCAATCTGGTAATGACAATAATTCATCTGCTGATAATCAATCTAGTGATGACAATAATTCAAATGCATCAGATAATAATAGTCAAGACCAACAGAATAGTCAATCTCAACAAAACAATCAATCTGATCAAAATGCTAACTCAAATCAAAACGCTTCAAACAGCAGCAATTCTCAAAATAACAGTCAAGGACAACGTACGCATACGGTAGAAGGTCAAAACTTATACAGAATTGCAATTCAATATTACGGTGAAGGTTCACCAGAAAATGTTGAAAAAATTAGAAAAGCTAACAACATTCAAGGTAATGACATTCATAACGGCCAACGTCTTGTAATTCCACAATAA